One genomic region from Uloborus diversus isolate 005 chromosome 2, Udiv.v.3.1, whole genome shotgun sequence encodes:
- the LOC129217406 gene encoding uncharacterized protein LOC129217406: MPRCCSIQGCKSNYRSQSERVTTFALPKCEELKNKWLRTIPSDFTGLKKPVICIKHFQEDDVITTDKCVVKGKVKEFQRKIPKLKDDAVPSIFSDLPSTKSRSKRSLDVSEDDLEPALKQRKTDQEELIKEKEGLSSLEEIRRCYEKYLEVAIAK; this comes from the exons ATGCCGAGATGTTGCAGCATTCAAGGATGCAAATCAAATTATCGTAGTCAAAGTGAAAGAGTTACTACGTTTGCTTTGCCAAAATgtgaagaactaaaaaataaatggcTAAGAACGATTCCCAGTGATTTTACTGGCTTGAAGAAACCTGTAATCTGTATCAAACATTTTCAAGAAGATGATGTGATTACAACAGATAAATGTGTTGTCAAAGGGAAAGTTAAAGAATTTCAGAGGAAAATTCCAAAACTGAAAGATGATGCAGTACCTTCTATATTTTCCGACTTACCTTCTACTAAAAGCCGTTCAAAACGATCACTTGATGTTTCAGAAGATGATTTAGAACCGGCTTTGAAGCAAAGAAAAACAGACCAAGAAGAATTAATTAAGGAAAAGGAAGGTCTTTCCAGCTTAGAAGAAATTCGCAGGTGTTATGAAAAGTACCTTGAAGTTGCAATAG CAAAATGA